In Phycisphaerales bacterium, the following proteins share a genomic window:
- a CDS encoding prolyl oligopeptidase family serine peptidase: MNDSHLRTQRWISLTLALAAAWLCGPAATAQPAGDEPIALNEALVIEPVGVAQRSPIHTDAIEKMIVEGSWTPPRAGGKVRKPDGGEATWAKQQADAAGWIIHQGYISWTVQLDADAIMMLDASGHSLVYVNGLMRTGDPYQYGNLSLPVSLHAGENELLFYCSRGRMRASLSTPKGEVFFDLRDATLPDVLRGDARRSLEGGVVLVNATNQSWAGDIALAQGSVVSHQAIGTIAPLSMRKVAVAFDAPDLPASAEKIEYTMRAIHQRDRGAGYSAVEPAMVSLNVRNAGEHHLRTFTSDIDGSVQMYSVQPSSTPGEGQALFLTLHGAGVHAPSQSGSYAAKDWGTVVAPTNRRQFGFDWEDWGRLDAMEVLDEAVRIFRPDPDRVYLTGHSMGGHGTWQVGAQFPNRFAAIGPSAGWVSFWSYTGASEFDAADPIGAIMARAALPSDTLALSPNYRQLGVYVLHGDADDNVPVEQARQMRSHLASYHADFAYYERAGAGHWWGSPCVDWPPMFDFFRNHVRTSPQHVRHVQFITANPSISSRSQWVIIEQQERSLIASSVDVNLVLGSRHITGSTVNVRRIAFDVPLLREAFGESEETTSVVISLDGSDIECDLAASEDGLIHLVREDGGWARCRGPQAEEKRIGRSGPFKDAFRNRMVFVYGTRGSGAEALWNLSKARCDAETWFYRGNGSVDVISDVEYNLGAFGGRNVILYGNADTNLAWSKVLADSPIQVRRDELTCGDRTLKGDDLACVFTYPNSEDQDSLVAAVSGTGLPGGRLTDRFTYFVSGVHYPDWYIASPEVLTDGIGGVIGAGFFDQQWQVDPAQSAWRE; encoded by the coding sequence ATGAATGACTCTCATTTGCGAACGCAGCGGTGGATCAGCCTGACTCTGGCGCTGGCGGCGGCGTGGCTCTGCGGCCCGGCGGCAACGGCCCAGCCGGCCGGCGATGAGCCGATCGCACTCAATGAAGCACTCGTCATCGAACCGGTCGGCGTGGCCCAGCGCAGCCCGATCCATACGGATGCGATCGAGAAGATGATCGTGGAAGGCTCGTGGACGCCGCCTCGCGCAGGCGGCAAGGTCCGCAAGCCCGACGGCGGCGAGGCGACGTGGGCTAAGCAGCAGGCGGACGCCGCGGGCTGGATCATCCACCAGGGCTACATCTCGTGGACCGTGCAACTCGACGCCGACGCCATCATGATGCTCGACGCCAGCGGGCACAGCCTCGTCTACGTCAACGGCCTGATGCGCACGGGCGATCCGTATCAATACGGCAACCTCTCGCTGCCGGTGTCGCTGCACGCGGGCGAGAACGAACTGCTGTTCTACTGCTCACGCGGGCGAATGCGGGCGAGCCTGAGCACGCCCAAGGGCGAGGTGTTCTTTGATCTGCGCGATGCGACGCTGCCGGATGTGTTGCGCGGCGATGCGAGGCGGTCGCTAGAGGGCGGCGTCGTGCTCGTAAACGCGACGAATCAGTCGTGGGCGGGTGACATCGCACTCGCACAAGGCAGTGTCGTTTCGCACCAGGCGATCGGCACGATCGCGCCACTGAGCATGCGCAAGGTCGCTGTTGCGTTTGATGCGCCCGACTTGCCCGCAAGCGCTGAAAAGATCGAGTACACGATGCGTGCGATTCATCAGCGCGATCGAGGCGCGGGGTACAGCGCCGTCGAACCGGCGATGGTCTCGCTCAACGTGCGCAACGCGGGCGAGCACCACCTCCGCACCTTCACCAGTGACATTGACGGTAGCGTGCAGATGTATTCGGTGCAGCCGAGCAGCACGCCCGGCGAAGGTCAGGCGCTGTTTCTGACGCTGCACGGAGCCGGCGTGCACGCGCCGAGCCAGTCTGGTTCGTATGCGGCCAAGGACTGGGGAACCGTCGTGGCCCCGACGAACCGGCGGCAGTTCGGCTTTGACTGGGAAGACTGGGGCCGGCTCGACGCCATGGAAGTGCTCGATGAGGCGGTGCGCATCTTCCGCCCCGATCCCGACCGGGTCTATCTCACGGGCCATTCGATGGGCGGGCACGGCACGTGGCAGGTCGGCGCGCAGTTTCCGAATCGATTCGCCGCCATCGGGCCCAGCGCCGGTTGGGTCAGCTTCTGGTCCTACACCGGCGCCAGCGAGTTTGATGCAGCGGATCCGATCGGCGCCATCATGGCTCGGGCGGCGCTGCCCAGCGACACGCTCGCTCTCTCGCCCAACTACCGGCAGCTGGGCGTGTACGTCCTGCACGGCGACGCGGATGACAACGTGCCCGTCGAGCAGGCGCGGCAGATGCGCTCGCACCTGGCGAGCTACCACGCCGACTTCGCCTACTACGAGCGGGCGGGCGCCGGCCACTGGTGGGGCAGCCCATGCGTGGACTGGCCGCCGATGTTCGACTTCTTTCGCAATCACGTGCGGACCTCGCCGCAGCACGTCCGGCACGTGCAGTTCATCACCGCCAACCCATCGATCTCATCGCGCAGTCAGTGGGTGATCATCGAACAGCAGGAGCGCTCGCTGATCGCCAGCAGCGTCGATGTGAATCTCGTGCTCGGCTCGCGGCACATCACCGGCAGCACCGTCAACGTGCGACGAATCGCGTTTGATGTGCCGCTGCTGAGAGAGGCCTTCGGCGAGTCCGAGGAAACGACGTCGGTCGTGATCTCGCTCGACGGCAGCGATATCGAGTGCGACCTTGCCGCCAGCGAGGATGGCCTGATTCACTTGGTGCGCGAAGACGGCGGCTGGGCGCGCTGTCGCGGTCCGCAGGCCGAGGAGAAGCGCATCGGGCGAAGCGGGCCGTTCAAAGACGCGTTCCGCAACCGCATGGTGTTCGTCTACGGCACGCGCGGCAGCGGCGCCGAAGCGCTGTGGAACCTGAGTAAGGCGCGCTGCGATGCCGAGACGTGGTTCTACCGCGGCAACGGCTCGGTCGATGTGATCTCCGACGTCGAATACAACCTCGGCGCGTTCGGGGGGCGAAACGTGATTCTCTACGGCAATGCCGACACGAATCTCGCCTGGTCAAAGGTGCTTGCCGACTCGCCCATACAGGTGCGGCGCGACGAACTCACCTGCGGCGATCGCACGCTCAAGGGCGACGACCTGGCGTGCGTGTTCACGTATCCGAACAGCGAGGATCAGGATTCGCTCGTGGCGGCGGTCAGCGGCACGGGCCTGCCGGGCGGCCGGCTCACCGATCGCTTCACCTACTTCGTCTCGGGCGTGCACTATCCGGACTGGTACATCGCGAGCCCTGAGGTGCTCACCGATGGGATTGGAGGCGTGATCGGCGCCGGCTTCTTCGATCAGCAGTGGCAAGTCGATCCGGCGCAGTCAGCGTGGCGCGAGTGA
- a CDS encoding PD40 domain-containing protein, translating into MSRMIFVALALTSGLSLTGCAAAAPTGAGGDASASTVQPAGQPAQGNVDLPRFPSISPDGSTIVFSWRGDLWSVASEGGHATRLTAHPADEWLSAWSRDGRRIAFNSTRAGGNNIFTMNRDGTDVRQVTQIDQTVALSGYGLGPDGREVLTGWARLEGDVYRAARPYMISPDGGDLVRLHGAFGEYPAVSPDGSKVLFTRGGSSWSRRHYMGPDDRDVWLYDRGDESFKQLTQWEGNDGRAQWVDDSTIIYMSDRKDGVVNLYRMDLQRGEQAVAQLTHFDENDVQEFDVSVDASTAVLSVWDTLYILDLARQSARPAPLTITANEDERDNFEIHPINREVSEAALSPDGQVMAFVAYGEVYLRNVEDKSPTQRITDSHAREKNIAWSPDGVRLYFTSDEDGTDSIYMATVDLTRGEIIEAFKKATQPPEAEPAEEPAAEEPEAEEPAQEDEPAAETTPETEPPDAPPAEPAPAGADEPADDEPEQDEKVKDEKEEEKVPPQFDPKRWHDAVKFTITPVVATIEHNDRQPIPSPDGRSLLFRRGRGDLMLRDLFTGEDRLIAAGWDTGIEARWSYDSRYVAYQQEDMDFNADIWIAPADGSAPAANVTRHPDNDSSPRWSADGRILSFVSERLNEETDVWMVYLDKDIESYTPKELQKYYDDAAKEAKKRKPIKPVRFDEPAPEVKPSEADPLDLEDAYLRLRRVTSMSGSEGNLEMTPAGDYYIFSGRTDESGLFSVKWDGSDLKRITGFASVQHLNTAGDKIVIISGGRGATIPVTGGKTETIDIDHTMRIDLQAQASQKFLEAARILGEMFYHPTMKGLDWPALTDKYHALARRTRTADEFNDVAARFIGELNGSHLGIYARGESPSNNQPMGRLGIDAVREGDAYRVTDIVALGPAATGQMRLQVGDLITAIDLQPFEPTDTIESRLTGRVGQETIVSIVRTNEDGTTMPLDVLMTPISGGAERGLRYDDWRIRNARKVEEWSDGQIGYIHIEGMNQPSLDIFERDLYAAAHDRKALIIDVRNNGGGWTTDRLLASIAYPQHAYTIPRGADPDATGHYPQDRLFIQRYNLPINMLCNEKSFSNAEIISHAFKTIGRGKLVGQETYGGVISTGGTNLIDGTLVRLPFRGWYLLDGTDMENHGAVPDILVPQTPEAESANEDEQLRAAVDDLLSRIQ; encoded by the coding sequence ATGTCGCGTATGATCTTCGTCGCCCTCGCACTCACCTCCGGCCTGAGCCTCACCGGCTGCGCGGCGGCCGCGCCGACCGGTGCCGGCGGCGATGCGTCGGCCTCGACGGTCCAGCCCGCCGGGCAGCCGGCCCAAGGAAATGTCGATCTGCCTCGGTTTCCCTCCATCAGCCCCGACGGGTCCACCATCGTCTTCTCCTGGCGGGGTGACCTCTGGAGCGTGGCGAGCGAGGGCGGCCATGCCACCCGCCTTACGGCGCATCCCGCCGACGAGTGGCTTTCGGCGTGGAGCCGCGATGGCCGGCGCATTGCGTTCAACTCCACGCGGGCCGGCGGCAACAACATTTTCACCATGAACCGCGACGGCACGGACGTCCGGCAGGTCACCCAGATCGACCAGACCGTCGCGCTGTCGGGCTACGGCCTCGGCCCCGATGGCCGCGAAGTGCTCACCGGCTGGGCGCGCCTCGAAGGGGATGTCTACCGGGCCGCCCGGCCGTACATGATCTCTCCAGACGGCGGCGATCTCGTTCGACTCCACGGCGCGTTCGGCGAGTACCCCGCCGTGAGCCCGGACGGCTCGAAAGTCCTTTTCACGCGCGGTGGCTCTTCATGGTCGCGGCGCCACTACATGGGGCCCGATGACCGGGATGTGTGGCTCTACGACCGAGGCGATGAGTCGTTCAAGCAACTGACGCAGTGGGAAGGCAACGACGGCCGCGCGCAATGGGTCGATGACTCGACCATCATCTACATGTCCGATCGCAAAGACGGCGTCGTCAACCTCTACCGAATGGATCTTCAGCGCGGCGAGCAGGCGGTGGCGCAACTCACGCACTTCGATGAAAATGACGTGCAGGAGTTCGACGTGTCGGTGGATGCGAGTACAGCCGTACTGTCGGTTTGGGACACGCTGTACATACTCGATCTCGCGCGGCAAAGCGCGCGCCCCGCGCCGCTGACGATCACCGCCAACGAGGATGAGCGCGACAACTTCGAGATTCACCCGATCAACCGCGAGGTGTCCGAAGCAGCGCTGAGCCCGGACGGGCAGGTCATGGCGTTCGTCGCGTACGGCGAGGTCTATCTACGCAACGTCGAGGACAAGAGCCCCACGCAGCGCATTACCGACTCACACGCGCGCGAGAAGAACATCGCCTGGTCGCCAGACGGCGTGCGCCTGTACTTCACGAGCGACGAAGATGGAACCGACTCGATCTACATGGCCACCGTCGATCTGACGCGCGGCGAAATCATCGAGGCGTTCAAGAAGGCGACCCAGCCGCCCGAGGCCGAGCCGGCCGAGGAGCCTGCCGCCGAAGAGCCTGAGGCCGAAGAGCCCGCTCAGGAAGATGAACCTGCGGCCGAGACGACGCCCGAGACTGAGCCGCCGGATGCACCCCCGGCCGAGCCGGCGCCGGCCGGAGCCGATGAGCCCGCGGACGATGAACCGGAGCAGGACGAGAAGGTCAAGGACGAGAAGGAAGAGGAGAAGGTCCCGCCGCAATTCGATCCGAAGCGCTGGCACGATGCCGTCAAGTTCACGATCACGCCCGTCGTGGCGACGATTGAGCACAACGATCGCCAGCCGATTCCATCGCCCGACGGCCGAAGCCTGCTCTTTCGGCGTGGTCGCGGGGATCTCATGCTGCGCGACCTTTTCACGGGCGAAGATCGCCTGATTGCCGCCGGGTGGGATACGGGCATCGAGGCGCGGTGGAGTTACGACAGCCGCTACGTCGCCTACCAGCAGGAGGACATGGACTTCAACGCCGACATCTGGATCGCTCCCGCCGATGGCTCGGCGCCGGCCGCGAACGTCACGCGCCATCCCGACAATGACTCCAGCCCGCGCTGGTCCGCCGACGGCCGCATTCTGTCATTCGTCTCCGAGCGCCTCAACGAGGAGACAGATGTCTGGATGGTCTACCTCGACAAGGACATCGAGTCGTACACGCCCAAGGAACTGCAGAAGTACTACGACGACGCAGCCAAGGAGGCCAAAAAGCGCAAGCCGATCAAACCAGTGCGATTCGACGAGCCCGCCCCGGAGGTCAAACCGTCGGAAGCGGACCCGCTCGATCTGGAGGACGCCTACCTCCGCCTGCGCCGCGTCACGAGCATGTCAGGCTCGGAAGGCAACCTCGAAATGACGCCGGCCGGCGATTACTACATCTTCTCGGGCCGCACGGATGAGTCGGGCCTGTTCTCCGTCAAATGGGATGGCAGCGATCTCAAGCGAATCACCGGGTTCGCTTCGGTTCAACATCTCAATACCGCCGGCGACAAGATCGTCATCATTTCCGGCGGTCGCGGGGCGACCATTCCTGTCACCGGCGGAAAGACGGAAACCATCGACATTGACCACACCATGCGGATCGACCTCCAGGCACAGGCCAGCCAGAAGTTCCTGGAGGCGGCCCGGATCCTCGGGGAGATGTTCTACCACCCCACGATGAAAGGTCTCGACTGGCCGGCACTGACGGACAAGTACCACGCGCTGGCGCGGCGGACGCGAACCGCTGATGAGTTCAACGACGTCGCCGCTCGGTTCATCGGCGAACTCAACGGCTCGCACCTGGGCATCTACGCGCGCGGCGAATCACCTTCGAACAATCAGCCCATGGGACGGCTGGGAATTGACGCCGTGCGCGAGGGCGATGCCTACCGCGTGACTGACATCGTCGCCCTGGGCCCGGCAGCGACCGGCCAGATGAGACTGCAGGTCGGCGATCTCATCACCGCCATCGATCTCCAACCGTTCGAGCCAACGGACACGATTGAATCGCGCCTCACCGGCCGCGTAGGACAGGAGACCATCGTCTCGATCGTCCGCACGAACGAGGACGGCACGACCATGCCGCTGGATGTACTCATGACCCCGATCAGCGGCGGAGCCGAGCGAGGCCTGCGCTACGACGACTGGCGCATCCGCAACGCCAGAAAGGTGGAAGAGTGGTCCGACGGGCAGATCGGCTACATCCACATCGAGGGCATGAACCAGCCGTCGCTGGACATCTTCGAGCGCGATCTCTACGCCGCGGCGCATGACCGCAAGGCGCTCATCATTGATGTCCGCAACAACGGTGGGGGATGGACGACCGACCGGCTCCTCGCCTCAATCGCCTATCCGCAGCACGCCTACACCATTCCGCGCGGCGCTGACCCCGACGCCACCGGGCACTATCCGCAGGATCGCCTCTTCATCCAGCGCTACAACCTGCCCATCAACATGCTCTGTAATGAGAAGAGCTTTTCCAACGCGGAGATCATCTCGCACGCATTCAAGACCATCGGACGCGGGAAACTCGTGGGCCAGGAAACCTACGGCGGCGTGATCAGCACCGGCGGGACCAATCTCATCGACGGGACGCTGGTCCGGCTCCCGTTCCGCGGCTGGTACCTCCTGGATGGCACCGACATGGAAAACCACGGCGCCGTGCCCGACATCCTCGTGCCGCAAACGCCCGAGGCGGAATCGGCCAACGAAGATGAACAGTTGCGCGCCGCGGTGGATGACCTGCTGTCGAGAATTCAGTGA
- a CDS encoding acyl--CoA ligase — translation MQFGLSESVRHWGRYRPDTIAVYSNGAGISYAELNTLVDALCARLLHDGFRSARVAVAIKSKVHTLIAYLAVLRLGRSIVLLNPALKDEAIRTNLLDTGADELIHDGAMSRWKDLFPSPPRALAVESVDWSKSVEYSGAAEADPHDEWGVLFSSGSTGTPKGVERDQYSMVTEFIGWCLELALSRWTTFYIGRPVFYTGGVVLVGSVLLVGGAVVLNDYSDNNDPFAAWKDYQAFARSRPVDWAFFVPDQLRAFMEYAANGIDASARAIVVMGAPITGHEKQKVRQVLRSEVVESWGNSESLGTITDPEDLDRRPDAVGRPFLTDEVVVVDDDGNSVPANTMGRIAGGEEAGFQGYSGRPDATKLVKQKALIISDDVGFLDEQGYLYVRGREQESFICGGKTFFVGELERGLANTVGVAALALVPLESDTGNARLLALIVPRIGDDRSPSTLQADLDRRLPPPVALDRVAVVDRIPHTPSGKVNRAECRKRALLST, via the coding sequence ATGCAGTTTGGACTGTCAGAATCCGTTCGTCACTGGGGTAGATACAGACCCGACACGATCGCCGTGTACAGTAACGGCGCCGGCATCTCCTACGCCGAGTTGAACACTCTCGTTGACGCGCTGTGCGCCCGCCTGCTCCATGACGGATTCCGCTCGGCCCGGGTTGCTGTGGCTATCAAGTCGAAAGTCCATACTCTGATCGCCTATCTTGCCGTCCTGCGTCTGGGGAGATCGATCGTCTTGCTGAACCCAGCCCTGAAGGATGAGGCGATCAGGACGAATCTTTTGGATACCGGCGCCGACGAACTGATCCACGACGGCGCGATGTCGCGGTGGAAGGACTTGTTTCCCAGTCCTCCGCGAGCGCTGGCAGTAGAAAGTGTTGACTGGTCCAAGTCGGTCGAGTATTCAGGCGCCGCGGAGGCGGACCCCCACGACGAGTGGGGAGTTCTGTTCTCCTCGGGTTCGACAGGCACGCCCAAGGGTGTCGAGCGCGACCAGTACTCAATGGTTACGGAGTTCATCGGTTGGTGTTTGGAGCTAGCGCTCTCGCGATGGACAACGTTTTACATCGGTCGGCCCGTATTCTACACTGGTGGTGTGGTGCTTGTAGGTTCTGTGCTGCTCGTGGGTGGCGCTGTGGTACTGAATGACTACTCCGACAACAATGACCCGTTCGCGGCGTGGAAGGACTACCAGGCATTCGCGCGATCTCGGCCCGTGGACTGGGCGTTCTTTGTTCCTGATCAGCTCCGGGCGTTCATGGAATACGCTGCCAACGGGATCGACGCAAGCGCTCGCGCGATCGTGGTGATGGGAGCCCCGATCACGGGCCACGAAAAACAGAAGGTCCGCCAAGTGCTGCGCTCGGAGGTGGTCGAATCGTGGGGCAATTCGGAGTCCCTCGGAACAATCACGGATCCAGAGGATTTGGATCGTCGCCCCGATGCGGTAGGGCGACCTTTCCTCACCGACGAAGTCGTAGTTGTGGACGACGACGGAAATTCGGTTCCGGCGAATACAATGGGTAGAATCGCCGGCGGCGAGGAGGCGGGGTTCCAGGGGTACTCCGGCCGCCCGGACGCAACCAAGCTGGTCAAGCAAAAGGCGCTCATAATTTCTGATGACGTCGGGTTCCTCGATGAGCAGGGATACCTATATGTGAGAGGGCGAGAGCAGGAGTCGTTCATCTGCGGGGGGAAGACCTTCTTTGTCGGGGAGTTGGAGCGGGGCCTTGCGAACACCGTCGGGGTGGCGGCCCTGGCGCTGGTGCCATTAGAAAGCGATACGGGCAACGCGAGACTTCTCGCTCTAATTGTTCCGAGGATCGGAGACGATCGCTCGCCCTCAACACTGCAGGCAGACCTTGACCGGCGACTCCCGCCCCCTGTGGCGCTAGACCGCGTGGCTGTGGTCGACCGGATCCCTCACACGCCGTCTGGGAAGGTGAACAGAGCAGAATGCCGCAAACGAGCTTTACTGTCGACCTAG
- a CDS encoding cysteine hydrolase, with protein MSTALLVIDAQKIYANSDSDMYCPDSKATLKRINELIETFEQRGDPIVLIRHVHKADGSDLGRLFDFSGEAEEEFNFVEGTEEVEYSDGLVRPRGAVEIVKNRYSAFAGTRLDQQLRKRGVDRVAICGFMTNFCCESTARSAHDLDYFVDFVLDATGTPGTDNMDEKEIRQVVGELLGAGFAVVYKTNKYCEKMSKRR; from the coding sequence ATGTCCACAGCACTTCTCGTGATCGACGCGCAGAAGATCTACGCGAATTCGGATTCGGACATGTACTGTCCGGATTCGAAAGCCACGCTGAAGAGGATCAATGAGTTGATCGAGACCTTTGAGCAACGTGGAGATCCAATTGTGCTGATCCGGCACGTCCACAAGGCCGACGGGTCGGACTTGGGCCGGCTCTTCGATTTCTCGGGAGAGGCCGAAGAGGAGTTCAATTTCGTAGAGGGGACCGAGGAAGTCGAGTATTCCGACGGGCTGGTGAGGCCACGCGGGGCCGTCGAGATTGTCAAGAATCGCTATTCCGCATTTGCCGGTACGCGGCTGGACCAGCAGCTTCGCAAGCGCGGCGTGGATCGAGTCGCGATCTGTGGGTTCATGACGAACTTCTGCTGCGAGTCCACCGCGCGCAGTGCTCACGACCTGGACTATTTCGTGGACTTTGTGCTGGATGCGACAGGGACGCCCGGCACCGACAACATGGACGAGAAGGAAATCCGGCAGGTGGTCGGCGAGCTTCTGGGTGCCGGGTTCGCGGTTGTCTACAAGACAAACAAGTACTGTGAGAAGATGTCCAAGCGACGCTAA
- a CDS encoding deoxyhypusine synthase family protein, translating into MNVGDFIRQHYLHFNAASLVAAAEAYNTHIEAGGSMVVCLAGAMSTAELGLSLAEMIREGKVHAISCTGANLEEDVFGLVARRSYAAIPDWRNLSRDQEQNLHDERMNRVTDTCIPATAITLIEEAMFEQWESAERSSQEIRWFPHEPLYRLLRSGTLARHYQIDPKNSWLVAAAEANLPLIVPGWEDSTLGNSYAAKLLAGELRSPHLVKTGIEYMIEFARWYAASARPIHVPSRTECDRARTLGSVGFFQIGGGIAGDFPVCVVPLLRQCLQRTDTPQWGYYCQVSDAPTSYGGYSGAVPNEKITWGKLSADTPAFVVESDATIVVPLIFASVLGW; encoded by the coding sequence ATGAACGTTGGGGACTTCATTCGACAACACTATCTACACTTCAACGCAGCATCGCTCGTTGCGGCGGCGGAGGCGTACAACACACATATTGAAGCGGGCGGTTCCATGGTGGTATGCCTCGCCGGCGCCATGAGCACTGCCGAGCTTGGACTGTCGCTCGCCGAGATGATTCGGGAGGGTAAGGTGCATGCGATCTCATGCACGGGCGCCAATCTTGAGGAGGACGTATTTGGTCTCGTAGCCAGGCGCTCGTACGCGGCCATACCGGATTGGCGAAACCTGTCGCGGGATCAAGAACAGAACCTGCACGATGAGCGCATGAATCGCGTGACGGACACATGTATTCCGGCAACGGCGATTACGCTGATTGAAGAGGCCATGTTTGAACAATGGGAATCAGCCGAACGAAGCAGCCAAGAGATTCGATGGTTCCCTCACGAGCCGTTGTATCGACTGCTGCGTTCGGGCACGCTCGCACGACACTACCAGATCGATCCCAAGAATTCCTGGCTCGTAGCCGCGGCGGAGGCCAATCTCCCTCTGATTGTGCCGGGCTGGGAGGACTCGACTCTCGGGAACAGCTACGCGGCGAAGTTGTTGGCGGGAGAACTCCGCTCGCCCCACCTAGTCAAGACAGGTATCGAGTACATGATCGAGTTTGCACGGTGGTATGCAGCGAGTGCAAGGCCCATCCATGTGCCGTCTCGCACCGAGTGTGATCGTGCCCGCACCCTCGGTTCCGTCGGCTTCTTCCAGATCGGCGGTGGGATCGCAGGCGACTTTCCGGTCTGCGTCGTACCGTTACTGCGGCAGTGCCTTCAGAGAACGGATACTCCACAATGGGGGTACTACTGTCAAGTCTCTGATGCGCCAACGAGTTACGGTGGATACTCGGGGGCGGTTCCGAATGAGAAGATAACATGGGGCAAGCTCTCTGCAGACACGCCGGCGTTTGTGGTGGAGAGCGATGCAACCATTGTGGTTCCGCTCATCTTTGCTAGCGTCCTTGGTTGGTAG
- a CDS encoding VCBS repeat-containing protein, with protein sequence MRPSIRPSRVCRVHTLAPLTACILVAPAWAGGFAGFTSPARIPAGLQPSDVQVADVNGDQFADILVLNQSQSTLTVLLGRGDGTFYRQPAVATAALPTAMAIGDFTDDQRPDVAVLSGAGATLAVHVNDGSGGLGVAQTLNIGVVGEGIVSAYFDGDPCADLVIAHRSANRLTHLRSLGNGSFEVAATFNTPHAPWSIETADVNGDSRPDLGVGLLPGGQGNAIRILLNDGNGGFLAPIDTPIARQPVDLTFGDFNRDHLPDCATIDTSAGVATILRGDGTGAFASPQSYPFNGQPEEVEAFDVNDDGVDDVVAAHSYFHRVTTLVATGDGQFFFPVWQDVFAQAHDLAHGDFDGDGFNDIVVGHTLTGIDIVSILLNRSIPGDPATLEEVLAAAGRIEIGGVADIEHSENAYLQAAHTFGTVRAPGVIDLHVAARTDVASPALLNITLEAQITQDLGVEELRLFNWQTRSFDAIMENKTGLADRFNRALGVDAQPYVGPKGQTIASLRYSTDMRTQFGRFAALVDWVEIAVE encoded by the coding sequence GTGCGCCCCAGCATTCGCCCGAGTCGAGTTTGCCGCGTCCATACTCTCGCGCCGCTCACGGCGTGCATCCTGGTGGCGCCCGCATGGGCCGGCGGCTTTGCCGGGTTCACGAGTCCGGCTCGTATCCCGGCCGGTCTCCAGCCCTCCGACGTGCAGGTCGCCGATGTAAACGGGGATCAGTTCGCCGACATACTCGTGCTCAACCAGTCGCAGTCCACGCTTACGGTGCTGCTCGGCCGCGGCGATGGGACCTTCTATCGCCAGCCGGCTGTTGCGACGGCCGCCTTGCCCACCGCCATGGCCATCGGTGACTTCACAGATGACCAGCGCCCCGATGTCGCCGTGCTCAGCGGCGCTGGCGCCACGCTCGCCGTTCACGTCAACGACGGCTCGGGCGGTTTGGGCGTCGCGCAGACGCTCAACATCGGCGTCGTCGGCGAGGGCATCGTTTCCGCCTACTTCGACGGCGATCCATGCGCGGATCTCGTCATAGCGCATCGTTCCGCCAACCGCCTCACTCACCTGCGCAGTCTCGGGAACGGCTCGTTCGAAGTCGCAGCCACGTTCAACACGCCGCATGCGCCATGGTCGATCGAAACGGCTGATGTGAACGGCGATTCGCGGCCCGACCTCGGCGTCGGCCTTCTCCCCGGCGGCCAGGGCAACGCCATTCGCATCCTGCTCAATGACGGCAACGGCGGCTTCCTCGCCCCCATCGACACACCCATCGCGCGGCAGCCCGTCGATCTCACCTTCGGCGACTTCAATCGCGATCACCTGCCCGACTGCGCGACGATCGACACGAGCGCCGGCGTGGCCACTATCCTGCGAGGCGACGGGACCGGTGCGTTCGCTTCGCCGCAGTCCTATCCATTCAATGGCCAGCCGGAGGAGGTCGAAGCGTTCGACGTGAATGACGACGGCGTGGATGACGTCGTCGCCGCGCACAGTTACTTCCATCGCGTGACGACTCTCGTGGCCACCGGCGACGGGCAGTTCTTCTTCCCCGTCTGGCAGGATGTCTTCGCCCAGGCCCACGACCTCGCGCACGGCGACTTCGATGGCGACGGGTTCAACGACATCGTCGTCGGCCACACGCTTACGGGCATCGACATTGTCTCCATCCTGCTCAACCGGTCCATCCCAGGCGATCCTGCAACACTGGAGGAGGTGCTCGCAGCCGCCGGCCGCATCGAGATCGGCGGCGTGGCTGATATCGAACACTCTGAAAACGCCTATCTGCAGGCGGCTCACACCTTCGGCACCGTTCGCGCTCCCGGCGTGATCGATCTTCATGTTGCCGCCCGCACCGACGTTGCCTCGCCGGCGCTGCTCAACATCACCCTCGAAGCACAGATCACGCAGGACCTCGGCGTCGAGGAGCTGCGACTCTTCAACTGGCAGACCCGGTCGTTTGACGCCATCATGGAGAACAAGACCGGCCTGGCAGACCGATTCAACCGCGCTCTGGGCGTCGATGCGCAGCCGTACGTCGGACCCAAGGGTCAGACCATCGCCTCGCTCCGGTACAGCACCGACATGAGGACTCAGTTCGGCCGCTTTGCCGCGCTCGTGGATTGGGTGGAAATCGCCGTCGAGTGA